Proteins encoded by one window of Chondromyces crocatus:
- a CDS encoding LysR family transcriptional regulator has product MLDELKHFLLIVDHGTFTEAARRAHLSQPALTASVHRLEGWFGARLLSRGPGGAAPTAAGAALVPRARAALAAVEDGRRAVAEIEGLHAGEVRLGAGATACTYFLPPVLAKFRAKHPAVRFLLREATADEVLSALHEGTLDLGLVVSDEGELWREDELILVASPALASPERAPFVTFGRGSSTRTLLEQHFPGAQVVMELGSIASVKGNVRAGIGIALVSRQAVEHDLSVGRLVEVPHPATPIVRPLRIVHRGLDRLPPAAARLRAMLLARRQPSG; this is encoded by the coding sequence ATGCTGGACGAGCTGAAGCACTTCCTCCTCATCGTCGACCACGGCACGTTCACCGAGGCCGCGAGGCGGGCTCACCTGTCCCAGCCGGCCTTGACCGCCTCCGTGCACCGCCTCGAAGGCTGGTTCGGCGCGCGCCTTCTCTCGCGGGGACCCGGCGGAGCGGCCCCGACGGCGGCCGGCGCGGCGCTCGTGCCCCGGGCCAGGGCTGCCCTCGCTGCGGTGGAGGACGGTCGCCGCGCCGTCGCCGAGATCGAAGGATTGCACGCTGGCGAAGTGCGCCTCGGCGCGGGCGCGACGGCTTGCACGTACTTCCTGCCGCCCGTCCTCGCGAAGTTCAGGGCCAAGCACCCCGCCGTCCGCTTCCTGCTCCGCGAAGCGACCGCCGACGAGGTGCTCTCCGCCTTGCACGAAGGCACCCTCGACCTCGGCCTCGTGGTCTCGGACGAGGGCGAACTCTGGCGCGAAGACGAGCTGATCCTCGTCGCCTCCCCCGCGCTCGCCTCCCCCGAACGAGCGCCCTTCGTCACGTTCGGCCGCGGCTCGTCGACGCGGACCCTCCTGGAGCAGCACTTCCCGGGCGCGCAGGTGGTGATGGAACTCGGCAGCATCGCGTCCGTGAAGGGCAACGTGCGTGCGGGCATCGGGATCGCCCTCGTCAGCCGCCAGGCCGTGGAGCACGACCTCTCCGTCGGCCGGCTCGTGGAGGTCCCTCACCCCGCGACCCCCATCGTGCGACCGCTACGGATCGTGCACCGCGGCCTCGACCGCCTCCCCCCCGCGGCGGCCAGACTGCGCGCGATGTTGCTCGCGCGGCGGCAGCCTTCCGGATAG